A DNA window from Providencia huaxiensis contains the following coding sequences:
- the trbJ gene encoding P-type conjugative transfer protein TrbJ — protein sequence MLKRKILAAKIPVLAISLALNLSNPVYAGIPVADGTNLVQNIMSAMEAVTQTAKQIQQYQTQLQQYENMLQNSMAPASYIWDQAQRTINDLNQATNTLAYYQNQLGSLDAYLGKFQDVAYYRSSPCFSAAGCSDAERAAMTENRRLASESQKKANDALFRSLEQQQDNLEADARQLNRLQSGAQSADGQLAAIGYANQLASNQANQLLQIRSLLIAQQNAVGTRMQADADREAQYQASRERLFDMGEPTDRSENKGF from the coding sequence ATGCTAAAACGAAAAATTTTAGCGGCTAAAATTCCCGTGCTTGCCATCTCCTTGGCGTTAAACCTTTCTAATCCTGTATATGCGGGGATTCCGGTTGCTGATGGTACGAATCTAGTTCAGAACATCATGTCGGCAATGGAAGCTGTTACACAGACTGCTAAACAAATTCAGCAGTATCAAACCCAGTTGCAGCAGTACGAAAATATGCTGCAAAACTCGATGGCCCCGGCTTCTTATATTTGGGACCAGGCGCAGCGCACCATCAACGATCTGAACCAGGCGACCAACACGCTCGCCTATTACCAGAACCAGCTTGGCAGCCTCGATGCTTACTTAGGCAAGTTCCAGGACGTGGCCTATTACCGCAGCTCTCCTTGTTTCTCGGCGGCGGGGTGCAGCGATGCAGAACGGGCCGCAATGACCGAGAACCGACGCCTTGCGTCTGAATCGCAGAAAAAGGCCAACGACGCACTGTTTAGGAGTCTGGAACAGCAGCAAGATAACTTGGAAGCCGATGCCCGTCAGCTTAATCGCCTGCAATCTGGTGCTCAGAGCGCGGACGGCCAATTGGCGGCCATTGGCTACGCTAACCAGCTTGCTAGCAACCAGGCCAACCAGCTCCTGCAAATCCGCAGCCTGCTGATCGCTCAGCAGAATGCTGTTGGCACTCGAATGCAGGCGGATGCTGACCGCGAAGCTCAATATCAAGCGTCCCGTGAAAGGTTGTTTGATATGGGCGAGCCAACCGACCGTTCGGAAAACAAGGGGTTTTAA